Proteins from one Sylvia atricapilla isolate bSylAtr1 chromosome 1, bSylAtr1.pri, whole genome shotgun sequence genomic window:
- the NPVF gene encoding pro-FMRFamide-related neuropeptide VF, whose translation MKVVSTKLNVFALATLVFLTSNSICLNEPMKSRLQSREDNDDKFYEMKDNILEEKQRSLNFEEMGDWESKDIIKMNPFTASKMPNSVANLPLRFGRNYPEERSIKPFANLPLRFGRAFGENIPNNAPKVSHRLGRAPLVKGSSQSLLNLPQRFGKSLAVNLPRDVQESKPGI comes from the exons atgaaagttgtTTCAACCAAGTTGAATGTGTTTGCTTTAGCAACATTGGTCTTTCTCACATCAAACAGCATATGCTTAAATGAACCGATGAaatccaggctgcagagcagagaagacAATGATGATAAATTTTATGAG atgaaagataatattttggaagaaaagcagaggagtCTCAATTTCGAAGAAATGGGAGACTGGGAGTCAAAAGATATCATTAAAATGAACCCTTTTACAGCAAGCAAGATGCCAAATTCAGTTGCTAATTTACCTCTTAGATTTGGAAGAAATTATCCAGAAGAAAGAAGCATTAAACCATTTGCTAATTTGCCCCTGAGATTTGGAAGAGCTTTTGGAGAGAACATACCTAACAATGCCCCAAAGGTATCACACAGGCTTGGGAGAGCTCCACTTGTCAAAGGTTCCAGCCAATCACTTCTAAATTTGCCACAGAGATTTGGGAAGTCACTGGCTGTCAATCTGCCTCGAGATGTTCAGGAATCCAAACCAG GGATATGA